A genomic window from Patescibacteria group bacterium includes:
- a CDS encoding hydrolase, protein MDKLNERAETGCCERFDPAPWDGREIVWQDKLFVQDRVRSFLHIPLNFGQVMVRNMEKIAAADALASESVMVTDENSLWGADVYIAVAKEVPGSKMVRLSGTFLAKVFEGPFKEMGNWMKEMEKFVASKGKKAKRTLFFYTTCPACAKHYGKNYVVLLAE, encoded by the coding sequence ATGGACAAACTCAACGAACGGGCGGAGACAGGCTGTTGCGAGCGTTTCGACCCCGCGCCCTGGGATGGCCGGGAGATCGTCTGGCAGGACAAACTTTTCGTCCAGGATCGGGTGCGGAGCTTCCTGCATATCCCGCTGAATTTCGGCCAGGTCATGGTCCGCAACATGGAGAAGATCGCCGCGGCCGATGCGCTGGCTTCGGAATCGGTCATGGTGACCGACGAGAACTCACTTTGGGGAGCCGACGTCTACATTGCCGTCGCCAAGGAAGTCCCCGGATCCAAGATGGTCCGCTTGTCTGGAACTTTTCTCGCCAAGGTTTTCGAGGGTCCGTTCAAAGAGATGGGAAACTGGATGAAAGAGATGGAGAAGTTCGTCGCCAGCAAGGGCAAGAAAGCGAAGCGGACGCTGTTCTTCTACACCACCTGCCCGGCCTGCGCCAAGCATTACGGCAAGAATTACGTGGTGCTGCTGGCCGAGAT
- a CDS encoding DUF333 domain-containing protein has translation MNRERFQSFIILVLTVCVVILGALVSRQNLTMAELSQSVVTLSSSVYDLAIQKRDEILKTSEKAMLKVANQASTNCVSSGGALQIAEKTGGQYGVCVFPDGKQCEEWAMFRGECAIGGVDLKGLAEPADIYCAITGHEAVKSAKAGQAGTCKINGVECAAQDYYDTGECKVSIVK, from the coding sequence ATGAATCGTGAAAGATTTCAATCATTCATCATCCTGGTCCTGACCGTCTGCGTGGTCATCCTGGGCGCCCTGGTCAGTCGGCAGAATTTGACCATGGCCGAACTGTCCCAATCGGTCGTCACGCTCTCCTCGAGTGTCTACGATCTCGCGATCCAGAAGAGGGACGAGATCCTGAAGACCAGCGAGAAAGCCATGCTGAAGGTCGCTAATCAGGCTTCGACCAATTGCGTCTCCTCCGGCGGCGCGCTGCAGATCGCCGAGAAGACTGGCGGCCAGTATGGCGTCTGCGTCTTTCCGGACGGCAAGCAGTGCGAGGAGTGGGCGATGTTTCGCGGGGAGTGCGCGATCGGCGGCGTTGATCTGAAGGGACTCGCGGAACCGGCGGATATCTATTGCGCCATCACCGGCCACGAGGCAGTGAAGAGCGCCAAGGCGGGCCAGGCCGGCACTTGCAAGATCAACGGTGTCGAATGCGCGGCTCAGGACTACTACGACACCGGTGAGTGCAAAGTCTCGATCGTCAAATGA
- a CDS encoding slipin family protein, whose amino-acid sequence MGYLPWIVGAVILFLMTLKQVNQYERGVKFTMGRFSGIVGPGWRVIIPVFQSMRKIDMRLKAVDVPSQDAITKDNVSAKINAVIYYKVIDAAKAVIEVENVYYAVLQLAQTTMRNIAGEVTLDELLSQRMVISDKIEKSVDAATIGWGVEVTSVELKDINLPTDMVRTIAKQAEAERERRAVIINAEGEALAAENLAKAARVLAETPGALHLRTLNSINDISSDASNTIVFTVPLEIMQAYTGFKNAAAAAKKSE is encoded by the coding sequence ATGGGCTATCTTCCCTGGATCGTCGGCGCGGTCATCTTGTTCCTGATGACCCTCAAGCAGGTCAATCAGTACGAACGCGGCGTCAAGTTCACCATGGGCCGGTTTTCGGGCATTGTCGGACCGGGCTGGCGCGTCATCATTCCGGTCTTTCAGTCGATGCGCAAGATCGATATGCGGCTCAAGGCCGTTGATGTGCCGTCGCAGGACGCGATCACCAAGGATAACGTCTCGGCCAAGATCAACGCGGTCATCTATTATAAGGTGATCGACGCGGCCAAGGCCGTGATCGAGGTCGAGAACGTCTATTACGCCGTGCTGCAGCTGGCGCAGACGACCATGCGCAACATCGCCGGCGAGGTGACGCTCGACGAATTGCTCTCGCAGCGGATGGTGATCTCCGACAAGATCGAGAAGAGCGTCGATGCCGCGACCATTGGCTGGGGCGTCGAGGTGACCTCGGTCGAGCTTAAGGATATCAACCTGCCGACCGATATGGTCCGGACCATCGCCAAGCAGGCCGAGGCCGAGCGCGAGCGACGAGCGGTCATCATCAACGCCGAGGGCGAGGCTTTGGCTGCGGAGAATTTGGCCAAGGCTGCGCGGGTGCTCGCGGAGACGCCCGGCGCCCTGCATCTCCGGACGCTTAATTCCATCAACGATATCTCTTCCGACGCGTCCAATACGATAGTGTTCACGGTGCCGCTCGAAATAATGCAGGCCTACACCGGTTTCAAGAACGCTGCCGCGGCCGCCAAGAAGTCAGAGTAG